One window of Microcoleus vaginatus PCC 9802 genomic DNA carries:
- a CDS encoding 4-(cytidine 5'-diphospho)-2-C-methyl-D-erythritol kinase → MRSYSLLASAKINLYLEIIGDRPDGYHELAMVLQSIDLADRIDLRAIGTDTIRVRCDHPQVPPDKNNLAYRAADLLAKQFPDALAKYGGVEIAIHKQIPVAAGLAGGSANAAAVLVGMDLLWQLGLTQSELQELGGTLGSDVPFCIAGGTALATGRGDKLSPLPDLAGFSVVLAKYRNLSISTAWAYQTYRQQFSSSYCAVEDLGCRRERLHSGPMVGAIAQKDRSKIGQLLHNDLEKVALPVYPQVLQLRQAFESAGALGTMMSGSGPTVFALAESSEQAQQLMERVKIAIASPDLDFWVAQFSNTGIQIFSEGNETKPPISRV, encoded by the coding sequence ATGCGTTCATATTCTCTGTTAGCTTCAGCAAAAATCAATCTGTATTTGGAAATCATAGGCGATCGCCCGGACGGATATCACGAACTGGCGATGGTACTTCAAAGTATAGATTTAGCCGATCGAATTGACTTGCGCGCGATTGGTACGGACACGATTCGCGTGCGCTGCGATCACCCGCAAGTCCCTCCTGATAAGAATAACCTGGCCTACCGGGCGGCGGATTTGTTGGCGAAGCAATTCCCCGATGCTTTGGCGAAATACGGCGGAGTCGAGATTGCCATTCACAAGCAGATTCCAGTGGCGGCGGGGCTTGCCGGCGGTTCTGCCAATGCGGCTGCGGTTTTAGTCGGGATGGATTTGCTGTGGCAATTGGGACTTACTCAGTCGGAGTTGCAAGAATTGGGGGGAACTTTGGGTTCGGATGTGCCTTTTTGCATTGCGGGAGGTACGGCTTTGGCAACTGGTCGCGGGGATAAACTGTCGCCTCTGCCTGATTTGGCAGGCTTTTCTGTGGTTTTGGCGAAGTACCGCAATCTCAGTATTTCCACGGCATGGGCGTATCAAACTTATCGCCAGCAGTTCAGTAGTTCCTATTGTGCAGTGGAAGATTTGGGGTGCCGCCGGGAACGGCTGCATTCGGGCCCGATGGTGGGGGCGATCGCCCAAAAAGATCGATCAAAAATTGGTCAATTGCTACACAACGATTTAGAAAAAGTTGCTTTGCCCGTGTACCCGCAGGTGTTGCAGTTGCGGCAGGCTTTTGAGTCGGCGGGGGCTTTGGGAACGATGATGTCGGGTTCCGGGCCGACGGTGTTTGCGCTGGCCGAGTCTTCCGAGCAGGCTCAGCAACTTATGGAACGGGTTAAAATTGCGATCGCTTCTCCAGATTTGGATTTTTGGGTAGCACAGTTTAGCAATACTGGAATTCAGATTTTTTCGGAGGGAAACGAGACGAAACCGCCGATTTCGAGGGTGTAA
- a CDS encoding DUF3082 domain-containing protein codes for MTDLTNPNSTSKPLSSAGDATSASSTPPTILRCVMGSLIAGGFATALYALTLSIVQTFANSPIHSDNVTAINIGAAVRTLVMGIVALGAGVFAFASLGLMLLAVQLLIQKLLKKPTA; via the coding sequence ATGACTGATTTAACTAATCCAAATTCTACTTCTAAACCTCTGAGTTCGGCTGGAGATGCAACCTCTGCATCTTCGACGCCGCCGACGATTTTGCGGTGCGTGATGGGTTCGCTGATCGCGGGCGGGTTTGCGACGGCTTTGTACGCGCTAACTTTGTCGATCGTCCAAACTTTTGCAAATTCGCCCATTCATTCTGACAATGTGACTGCGATTAATATTGGCGCGGCTGTGCGAACTTTAGTCATGGGGATTGTGGCTTTGGGCGCGGGTGTTTTTGCTTTTGCATCTTTGGGTTTGATGCTGCTGGCTGTGCAACTTTTAATTCAAAAGT
- a CDS encoding ATPase: protein MQEMWKTFFSSGSFIPHGHCYLWQTPLVWLHVASDSIIALAYFSIPITLIYFISKREDLPFDWIFTMFGGFIVACGITHIFEVWTLWHPTYWLSGTMKAITALISFATAILLVDLIPQALALPSPAQLESANRLLESEIVDRQLAEAALQKAKEELEIRVEERTAELKSQTQHLELANRLLASEIVERQLAEAALKKAKEELEIRVEERTAELKSQTQQLEQALSELKQAQSKLIHSEKMSSLGQLVAGLAHEINNPINFIYGNLTHTREYADTLIKLVNIYQEQYPNPLPTLKEKIESIDLDFIISDLPKILISMRNGAERIFGIVKSLRIFSRHDEAERKVADIHEGIDSTLMILQSRLNAKPDLWSIQVLKEYGNLPKIECYPGQLNQVFMNILANAIDALEDDSHSESMAGNEANRCLIKISTKLSDSQVVEIRISNNGPEITESVRNQLFNPFFTTKPVGKGTGLGLSIGYQIITVRHKGELHCISAPGKGAEFIIKIPITLQETFNNPHQT, encoded by the coding sequence ATGCAGGAAATGTGGAAAACTTTTTTTAGTTCCGGGTCATTTATTCCTCACGGTCACTGCTATCTCTGGCAGACCCCGTTAGTCTGGCTTCACGTCGCCTCAGATTCGATCATTGCACTAGCATATTTCTCTATCCCGATTACACTGATTTATTTTATTTCCAAACGCGAAGATTTGCCCTTTGACTGGATCTTTACCATGTTTGGAGGCTTTATCGTCGCCTGTGGCATCACTCACATATTTGAAGTCTGGACGCTTTGGCATCCTACCTATTGGCTTTCAGGAACAATGAAAGCAATTACTGCCCTTATTTCCTTTGCTACAGCCATACTTTTGGTAGACTTAATCCCTCAAGCCCTAGCACTTCCGAGTCCCGCACAGTTAGAATCCGCCAACCGACTCCTAGAATCTGAAATTGTCGATCGCCAATTAGCAGAAGCTGCACTACAAAAAGCCAAAGAAGAATTAGAAATTCGAGTTGAGGAACGCACCGCAGAGTTAAAGTCTCAAACTCAACATTTAGAATTGGCAAACCGACTCCTAGCATCGGAAATTGTCGAGCGCCAATTAGCAGAAGCTGCGCTAAAAAAAGCTAAAGAAGAATTAGAAATTCGAGTTGAGGAACGCACCGCAGAGTTAAAGTCTCAAACTCAACAGCTCGAACAAGCCTTGTCTGAATTGAAGCAGGCTCAATCAAAGCTAATTCACAGCGAAAAAATGTCATCTTTGGGGCAATTGGTCGCTGGGCTTGCTCATGAAATCAACAATCCGATTAACTTTATTTACGGCAATCTTACTCACACCCGTGAGTATGCCGATACTTTAATCAAACTGGTGAATATCTATCAAGAACAGTATCCGAATCCCCTACCCACACTTAAAGAAAAAATCGAGTCTATAGATTTAGACTTTATCATCTCTGACCTGCCAAAAATATTAATTTCTATGAGAAACGGCGCCGAGCGGATTTTTGGTATTGTCAAGTCGCTGCGAATTTTTTCTCGCCATGACGAAGCAGAAAGGAAAGTAGCCGACATTCATGAAGGAATTGACAGCACACTGATGATTTTGCAAAGCAGATTGAATGCTAAGCCAGATTTGTGGAGCATTCAAGTTCTCAAGGAATATGGCAATTTACCGAAAATAGAGTGCTATCCCGGACAGCTAAATCAAGTGTTTATGAATATCCTAGCTAATGCTATTGATGCTTTAGAAGATGACAGCCACAGCGAGTCGATGGCAGGCAATGAAGCTAATCGCTGCCTCATCAAAATTTCTACCAAACTTTCAGACAGTCAAGTGGTAGAAATCCGAATTAGCAACAACGGGCCAGAAATAACTGAATCGGTGAGGAACCAGTTATTTAATCCATTTTTTACCACTAAACCAGTAGGTAAAGGCACGGGATTAGGTTTATCGATTGGCTATCAAATTATCACAGTAAGACATAAAGGCGAATTGCACTGTATTTCTGCCCCGGGGAAAGGTGCAGAATTTATTATTAAAATTCCGATTACCCTGCAAGAAACCTTTAATAATCCCCATCAAACCTAA